A genomic stretch from Mesoplodon densirostris isolate mMesDen1 chromosome 3, mMesDen1 primary haplotype, whole genome shotgun sequence includes:
- the POLR2E gene encoding DNA-directed RNA polymerases I, II, and III subunit RPABC1 isoform X1: MDDEEETYRLWKIRKTIMQLCHDRGYLVTQDELDQTLEEFKAQFGDKPSEGRPRRTDLTVLVAHNDDPTDQMFVFFPEEPKVGIKTIKVYCQRMQEENITRALIVVQQGMTPSAKQSLVDMAPKYILEQFLQQELLINITEHEPCGDQVLFSQLVPEHVVMTKEEVTELLARYKLRENQLPRIQAGDPVARYFGIKRGQVVKIIRPSETAGRYITYRLVQ; the protein is encoded by the exons ATGGACGATGAGGAGGAGACGTACCGGCTGTGGAAAATCCGCAAGACCATCATGCAG CTGTGCCACGATCGTGGCTACCTGGTGACCCAGGACGAGCTGGACCAGACGCTGGAGGAGTTCAAGGCCCAGTTTGGGGACAAGCCCAGTGAAGGGAGGCCTCGGCGCACAGACCTCACGGTGCTGGTGGCCCACAACGACGACCCCACTGACCAGATGTTCGTCTTCTTCCCAG AGGAGCCCAAGGTGGGCATCAAGACCATCAAGGTGTACTGCCAGCGGATGCAGGAGGAGAACATCACGCGGGCCCTCATTGTGGTACAGCAGGGCATGACGCCCTCCGCCAAGCAG TCCCTGGTCGACATGGCCCCCAAGTACATCCTGGAGCAGTTTCTGCAGCAGGAGCTGCTCATCAACATCACGGAGCATGAg CCCTGTGGAGACCAGGTTCTCTTCTCGCAGCTGGTCCCTGAGCACGTTGTCATGACCAAGGAGGAGGTGACGGAGTTGCTGGCCCGGTA TAAACTCCGAGAGAACCAGCTGCCCAGGATCCAGGCGGGAGACCCCGTGGCACGTTACTTTGGGATAAAGCGAGGGCAG GTGGTGAAGATCATCCGGCCCAGCGAGACCGCAGGCAGGTACATCACCTACCGGCTGGTACAGTAG
- the POLR2E gene encoding DNA-directed RNA polymerases I, II, and III subunit RPABC1 isoform X2, translating to MDDEEETYRLWKIRKTIMQLCHDRGYLVTQDELDQTLEEFKAQFGDKPSEGRPRRTDLTVLVAHNDDPTDQMFVFFPEEPKVGIKTIKVYCQRMQEENITRALIVVQQGMTPSAKQSLVDMAPKYILEQFLQQELLINITEHELVPEHVVMTKEEVTELLARYKLRENQLPRIQAGDPVARYFGIKRGQVVKIIRPSETAGRYITYRLVQ from the exons ATGGACGATGAGGAGGAGACGTACCGGCTGTGGAAAATCCGCAAGACCATCATGCAG CTGTGCCACGATCGTGGCTACCTGGTGACCCAGGACGAGCTGGACCAGACGCTGGAGGAGTTCAAGGCCCAGTTTGGGGACAAGCCCAGTGAAGGGAGGCCTCGGCGCACAGACCTCACGGTGCTGGTGGCCCACAACGACGACCCCACTGACCAGATGTTCGTCTTCTTCCCAG AGGAGCCCAAGGTGGGCATCAAGACCATCAAGGTGTACTGCCAGCGGATGCAGGAGGAGAACATCACGCGGGCCCTCATTGTGGTACAGCAGGGCATGACGCCCTCCGCCAAGCAG TCCCTGGTCGACATGGCCCCCAAGTACATCCTGGAGCAGTTTCTGCAGCAGGAGCTGCTCATCAACATCACGGAGCATGAg CTGGTCCCTGAGCACGTTGTCATGACCAAGGAGGAGGTGACGGAGTTGCTGGCCCGGTA TAAACTCCGAGAGAACCAGCTGCCCAGGATCCAGGCGGGAGACCCCGTGGCACGTTACTTTGGGATAAAGCGAGGGCAG GTGGTGAAGATCATCCGGCCCAGCGAGACCGCAGGCAGGTACATCACCTACCGGCTGGTACAGTAG
- the GPX4 gene encoding phospholipid hydroperoxide glutathione peroxidase, giving the protein MSFSRLSRLLKPALLCGALAVPGLASTMCASRDDWRCARSMHEFSAKDIDGHMVNLDKYRDYVCIVTNVASQUGKTEVNYTQLVDLHARFAERGLRILAFPCNQFGKQEPGSNAEIKEFAASYNVKFDMFSKICVNGDDAHPLWKWMKVQPKGRGMLGNAIKWNFTKFLIDKNGCVVKRYGPMEEPLVIEKDLPCYL; this is encoded by the exons atGAGTTTCAGCCGCCTGAGTCGTCTGCTGAAGCCAGCGCTTCTCTGCGGGGCCCTGGCCGTGCCCGGCCTGGCCAGCACCATG TGCGCGTCCCGCGACGACTGGCGCTGTGCTCGCTCCATGCACGAATTCTCAGCTAAGGACATCGATGGGCACATGGTTAACCTGGACAAGTACCG GGACTACGTGTGCATCGTCACCAATGTGGCCTCGCAATGAGGCAAGACAGAGGTAAACTACACTCAGCTGGTCGACCTGCACGCCCGATTCGCTGAGCGTGGTTTACGGATCCTGGCCTTCCCTTGCAACCAGTTCGGGAAGCAG GAGCCAGGGAGTAACGCCGAGATCAAAGAGTTCGCTGCCAGCTATAACGTCAAATTTGACATGTTCAGCAAGATCTGTGTGAATggggatgatgcccacccactgTGGAAGTGGATGAAAGTCCAGCCCAAGGGGAGGGGCATGCTGGGAAA TGCCATCAAATGGAACTTCACCAAG TTCCTCATTGACAAGAACGGCTGTGTGGTGAAGCGGTACGGTCCCATGGAAGAGCCCCTG GTGATAGAGAAGGACCTGCCGTGCTACCTCTAG